In a single window of the Candidatus Thermoplasmatota archaeon genome:
- a CDS encoding GTP-binding protein has product MVVKLKICLVGDSAVGKTSLVRRYVKDQFDDGYLKTVGAKIAKKTLVIPWNGTEIRVDMILWDIAGIGGRESVLGRGYLAGTQGVLAVCDATDDKTISGVTDWIQTVRELVGDVPVQIVINKADARDADAPGLSLNVDGSISCIRVSAKTGSNVEKAFYDLARSIVLEGIAQRMATEEGRSVLRPQA; this is encoded by the coding sequence ATGGTTGTTAAGTTAAAGATATGTCTAGTCGGCGATTCCGCCGTCGGCAAGACGAGCCTTGTTCGCCGCTACGTGAAGGACCAGTTCGATGACGGCTATCTCAAGACGGTGGGAGCGAAGATAGCCAAGAAGACGCTGGTAATCCCCTGGAATGGTACCGAGATCAGAGTGGATATGATCCTCTGGGACATAGCGGGCATCGGTGGAAGGGAGTCCGTTCTCGGGAGAGGTTACCTTGCGGGGACTCAAGGTGTGCTGGCGGTGTGCGACGCCACGGACGACAAGACGATATCTGGTGTAACCGACTGGATCCAGACGGTGAGAGAGCTGGTTGGCGATGTCCCGGTACAGATCGTCATCAACAAGGCCGATGCTCGCGACGCAGACGCTCCGGGGCTCTCGCTGAATGTTGACGGAAGCATCTCGTGCATCCGCGTGAGCGCCAAGACGGGCAGCAACGTCGAGAAGGCGTTCTACGACCTGGCAAGGAGCATCGTCCTCGAAGGGATCGCCCAGAGGATGGCCACAGAAGAAGGAAGGTCCGTTCTCCGTCCACAAGCTTAA
- a CDS encoding TIGR03790 family protein yields MSSKMVLCLLVAVLLTAPSLIGGDDPDRDVAPSSSFPPGTRSALSERFAEMVDYSDVMVIRNLNSQTSMDIADYFTSQRGIPWERVCNVTIAATEVINRATFANLRTQVEDFMVTNGLVDAINYIVTTKGVPLKVTDSPWENAASVDSELALINDIYSGSIGNFRWLLSPYFNASAPFSHADYNFYIVNRLTAYTKEEAMGLIDKATLAIGRKGTFLLDTDPRRGGTYAIGNEWMIDADYILQQKGYDVILDQTNDFLTNYSNIAGYTSWGSNDGSWYWAENPNAGFETDADFDGLPDDWFIEDLSGTAGVSRNSTDVRSGSWSIGITRPAADNEYTAVVQNLTAEPDRRYFVRGYANLSGVSAGHGVFLQLRILNDSGAPVAVVNTTARTGTTADYISLGQIKLEQRNESRIQIVAVFSKSSGTVVFDDVSLIDIKPHNQWIPGALAETYVSTGGRSFTYGTAYGQSLVADLLRDGVTGLKGYVYEPYLGAVAHPNILFKAYTEGYTLAESFSMASEISLSWMDAIIGDPKLAPYNVSYLPDLSLNDGSVRMDPSPAIVRDQIDIVADISNLGEYPATDVTVSFYAGDPWSGGILLENRSLDIFHGSVNTTSVTLQTANLTLGEHQFCAFVDSPDKYLETDESNNIACTNITLVSVHLNAGWNLVSIPYVGTNRSVEAVLDSIDGKYDTIRHYNSSVIVDPWKTFKAGRDASLNELRWITDETGFWIHMRTEADIVVGAEELPTKWVRLKYGWNLVGYPSFSNRTIQDSLAGVPWTRIEGFDPLAMPHRLKVLSPTDVLSPGTAIWIKVTQDCWWIVDG; encoded by the coding sequence ATGAGCTCAAAGATGGTCCTCTGTCTCCTCGTCGCGGTTCTTCTCACAGCCCCTTCCCTGATTGGGGGCGATGATCCCGACCGTGACGTCGCACCCTCTTCGTCCTTTCCGCCGGGAACGAGGTCGGCGCTCTCGGAGAGGTTCGCCGAGATGGTGGACTACAGCGACGTGATGGTCATCAGGAACCTGAACTCCCAGACGTCCATGGATATCGCGGACTACTTCACGAGCCAGAGAGGCATCCCTTGGGAGCGGGTCTGCAACGTGACCATAGCGGCCACCGAGGTCATCAACCGGGCGACATTCGCCAACCTGAGGACGCAGGTCGAGGACTTCATGGTCACGAATGGTCTCGTCGACGCGATAAACTACATCGTGACGACGAAGGGCGTCCCCCTCAAGGTCACCGACTCACCGTGGGAGAACGCCGCCTCCGTGGACTCCGAGCTGGCGCTCATCAACGACATCTACTCCGGCTCGATAGGGAACTTCCGTTGGCTCCTGAGCCCGTACTTCAACGCGTCCGCGCCCTTCTCTCACGCGGACTACAACTTCTACATCGTCAACAGGCTGACCGCCTACACCAAGGAGGAGGCGATGGGGCTGATCGACAAAGCCACGCTCGCGATAGGTAGAAAAGGAACGTTCCTCTTGGACACGGACCCGCGCAGGGGCGGGACTTACGCGATAGGGAACGAGTGGATGATCGATGCCGACTACATCCTCCAGCAGAAAGGTTACGATGTAATCCTGGACCAGACGAACGACTTCCTGACGAACTACTCCAACATTGCTGGCTACACCAGTTGGGGGAGCAATGACGGAAGCTGGTACTGGGCGGAGAACCCGAACGCGGGGTTCGAGACTGACGCCGACTTCGACGGCCTTCCGGACGACTGGTTCATCGAGGATCTGTCCGGAACCGCTGGCGTTTCGAGGAACAGCACGGATGTGCGCTCTGGCAGCTGGTCGATCGGAATCACGCGGCCCGCCGCGGACAATGAGTACACGGCCGTCGTCCAGAACCTTACCGCCGAGCCGGACAGACGGTACTTCGTCCGTGGATATGCGAACCTCTCGGGAGTGTCCGCCGGACATGGCGTGTTCCTCCAGTTGAGGATACTCAATGACTCCGGAGCGCCCGTGGCGGTGGTCAACACCACCGCTCGGACCGGGACCACGGCCGACTACATTTCACTTGGCCAGATCAAACTCGAACAAAGAAATGAGTCGAGGATCCAGATCGTGGCGGTCTTCTCCAAATCCAGCGGCACGGTCGTGTTCGACGACGTCAGTCTCATAGACATCAAGCCGCACAACCAGTGGATCCCTGGAGCACTGGCGGAGACGTACGTGTCCACGGGCGGGAGGAGCTTCACATACGGAACAGCGTACGGCCAGTCCCTTGTCGCCGACCTCCTGCGGGATGGCGTCACTGGACTGAAGGGCTACGTCTACGAGCCGTACCTGGGTGCCGTGGCGCACCCGAATATCCTGTTCAAGGCGTACACAGAAGGGTACACACTCGCGGAGAGCTTCTCCATGGCGTCCGAGATCAGTCTGAGCTGGATGGACGCGATCATAGGCGACCCGAAGCTGGCGCCGTACAACGTGAGCTATCTTCCTGACCTGAGCCTGAACGACGGCAGCGTTCGGATGGACCCGAGCCCGGCGATAGTCAGAGACCAGATCGACATCGTGGCTGACATCTCCAATCTCGGCGAGTACCCTGCCACGGACGTGACCGTCTCCTTCTACGCGGGCGATCCCTGGAGCGGTGGCATACTCCTCGAGAACAGGAGCCTGGACATCTTTCACGGCTCTGTCAACACGACGTCCGTCACGCTCCAGACCGCGAATCTCACTCTTGGCGAGCATCAGTTCTGCGCGTTCGTGGACTCGCCCGATAAGTATCTGGAAACGGATGAGTCCAACAACATCGCGTGCACGAACATCACGCTCGTCAGCGTGCATCTGAACGCAGGATGGAACCTCGTCTCGATCCCATATGTGGGGACCAATCGTAGCGTTGAGGCGGTCCTGGATTCCATCGACGGGAAGTACGACACCATTAGGCACTACAATAGCTCGGTGATTGTGGACCCGTGGAAGACGTTCAAGGCGGGAAGAGATGCCTCGCTCAACGAGCTCAGGTGGATAACGGACGAAACGGGATTCTGGATTCACATGAGGACGGAGGCGGACATAGTTGTCGGCGCGGAAGAGTTGCCCACCAAGTGGGTCAGACTGAAGTACGGCTGGAACCTCGTAGGTTATCCCTCCTTTTCGAACCGGACGATTCAGGATTCCCTGGCAGGGGTCCCGTGGACGCGGATAGAGGGCTTCGACCCGCTCGCGATGCCCCATCGCCTGAAGGTTCTCTCCCCCACCGATGTCCTGTCACCGGGGACGGCTATCTGGATAAAGGTCACCCAGGATTGCTGGTGGATAGTGGACGGTTGA
- a CDS encoding CehA/McbA family metallohydrolase — translation MLTSSVLSILIIISFAPSLGFEGERTSPSGESYAPLTSETNYSTAVGDGHMHSTYSNGLTTVHQNSDVAKNRSLNWIVVTDHNVVPPQSVCDAENTADFLCLIGDEVTTADGHILGWGLSELVSWNLGPGRNMNDIFEDIRKQGGLAILAHPFAPDAPDRYQYFGTYEDFDGMEIYHGYGGFNAAFPTTMDSDAVSQWESYLNAGVRKIAVGDSDSHNGFNDWNEGDLLNLQGAIGFPRNVALVEELSREGLLEAVMKGRLYITDGPVLNFTVDGHILGETVRSSAPATLNVSISGYANESSQVRLIRNGSVIGSWAVGAGWFSVTESTLADTDFWYRTEIRTFNGGFLRGETYVAFTNPIFFDLEPFNSPPAPPANLMAELSGSDVFLSWDPSPAADVDHYHVYLSDSYDNFSFLYPVARTVSTNWTHEGAGIGNDEDFFYVVRAVDTMGYEDNNTREAAKTSRFLASGKHLISYPLVPANDSLLSVLQTVSVDRVWTHDPSGWTTFSSFKVYSALRSMTHASGYWVNVTQDSHFVLAGAVPVQTTIQLREGWNLVSYPSFVEADVADLMAGMPLERVEGPLGAPPHYLRRYTALDTLQSFQGYWFEVSANATWVVQG, via the coding sequence GTGCTTACCTCGAGCGTCCTCTCGATTCTAATCATCATTTCGTTCGCTCCATCGCTCGGATTTGAGGGTGAGAGAACTTCCCCTTCCGGCGAATCCTATGCGCCGCTGACGTCTGAGACGAACTACTCCACCGCCGTCGGCGACGGTCACATGCACTCCACGTATTCGAACGGGTTGACGACAGTCCATCAGAACTCGGACGTGGCGAAGAACAGGAGCCTGAACTGGATAGTGGTCACGGACCACAACGTCGTCCCGCCTCAGTCCGTTTGCGATGCCGAGAACACCGCCGACTTCCTGTGCCTGATCGGAGATGAGGTGACCACCGCTGACGGGCACATCCTGGGATGGGGTCTGAGCGAGTTGGTGTCCTGGAACCTCGGGCCAGGGAGGAACATGAACGACATCTTCGAGGACATCCGGAAGCAGGGAGGACTGGCGATACTGGCGCACCCGTTCGCTCCGGACGCACCGGACCGCTACCAGTACTTCGGGACCTACGAGGACTTCGACGGGATGGAGATCTATCACGGTTATGGCGGGTTCAACGCGGCGTTCCCCACGACGATGGACAGCGATGCCGTTTCCCAGTGGGAGAGCTATCTCAACGCCGGCGTGCGGAAGATTGCAGTCGGGGACAGCGACTCCCATAACGGGTTCAACGACTGGAACGAGGGCGACCTGCTCAATCTTCAAGGCGCCATCGGCTTCCCCCGGAACGTCGCCCTTGTGGAGGAGCTCAGCCGCGAAGGACTGCTCGAAGCGGTCATGAAGGGGCGGCTGTACATCACGGACGGGCCCGTGCTGAACTTCACGGTCGACGGGCACATCCTCGGAGAGACCGTGCGGTCGTCCGCTCCCGCGACGCTGAACGTGAGCATATCCGGCTACGCCAACGAGTCCTCCCAGGTGAGGCTGATCAGAAACGGGTCCGTCATCGGGTCGTGGGCGGTCGGAGCGGGATGGTTCTCCGTCACGGAGTCCACGCTGGCGGACACGGACTTCTGGTACAGGACGGAGATCAGGACGTTCAACGGCGGGTTCCTCAGGGGGGAGACCTACGTCGCCTTCACGAACCCGATCTTCTTCGATCTGGAGCCGTTCAACTCGCCTCCCGCCCCACCCGCGAACCTGATGGCCGAGCTGAGCGGGAGCGACGTGTTCCTATCCTGGGACCCATCGCCCGCCGCGGACGTGGACCACTATCACGTGTACTTGTCCGATTCCTACGACAACTTCAGCTTCCTCTACCCCGTCGCGAGGACGGTGAGCACGAACTGGACTCACGAGGGTGCGGGGATCGGCAACGACGAGGACTTCTTCTACGTCGTGCGGGCGGTCGACACGATGGGATACGAGGACAACAACACGAGAGAGGCGGCCAAGACCTCTCGGTTCCTGGCTAGCGGGAAGCATCTGATATCCTATCCACTCGTGCCGGCGAACGACAGCCTGCTGAGCGTCCTGCAGACGGTCAGCGTCGACCGCGTCTGGACGCACGACCCGAGCGGGTGGACGACATTCTCCAGCTTCAAGGTCTACTCGGCGCTCAGGTCCATGACGCACGCGAGCGGGTATTGGGTCAACGTCACGCAGGACTCCCACTTCGTTCTGGCGGGAGCGGTCCCCGTGCAGACGACGATCCAGCTCCGCGAGGGCTGGAATCTGGTCAGCTATCCCTCCTTCGTCGAGGCGGATGTCGCCGATCTCATGGCGGGCATGCCGCTCGAGCGGGTCGAAGGTCCGCTCGGCGCTCCGCCGCACTACCTGAGGCGATACACCGCGCTCGACACATTACAGTCGTTCCAGGGTTACTGGTTCGAGGTCTCCGCGAACGCAACGTGGGTCGTCCAAGGCTAG
- a CDS encoding enoyl-CoA hydratase-related protein: MQSQQTSVRLSTYEDHAAILLSSENGLNILSSSVMRDFHDVLDEIAGDSSIKVVSIRSSSAKAFTAGADIVEMEAKSASEAREFSELGQSLVRKLERDLPPVIAVLRGYVLGGGLEIACGCDIRVASENCVFSQPEINIGVIPGWGGTQRLTRLVGPGKAAEIIYLGTRIDAHEALDAGLVNKVVPDDSLEDFISKIIEKLCSMSRDSLLAAKRAIRCSVEASYEAGFEREREEWASLFETPDQKEGMKAFLERRKPEFTS, from the coding sequence ATGCAATCACAACAGACTTCGGTTCGACTCTCGACGTACGAAGACCACGCAGCGATCCTTCTATCCAGTGAGAATGGTTTGAACATACTGAGCTCTAGTGTTATGCGAGATTTCCATGATGTCCTGGATGAGATTGCGGGCGATTCCTCAATCAAGGTCGTTTCCATCCGGAGTTCCTCTGCCAAGGCATTCACGGCGGGGGCAGACATAGTGGAAATGGAAGCCAAGAGCGCATCCGAGGCGAGGGAATTCTCCGAGTTGGGTCAATCCCTCGTTAGGAAACTCGAGCGAGACCTGCCGCCCGTGATTGCCGTTCTGCGCGGCTACGTCCTAGGTGGAGGATTGGAGATAGCCTGCGGATGCGATATCCGTGTTGCATCCGAGAACTGCGTCTTCTCACAGCCGGAGATCAACATCGGTGTCATTCCGGGATGGGGAGGAACCCAGAGGCTGACCCGCCTGGTCGGGCCAGGGAAGGCAGCCGAGATCATATATCTCGGGACCAGAATAGATGCCCACGAGGCGTTGGACGCGGGCCTCGTCAACAAAGTGGTTCCAGACGACTCTCTGGAGGATTTTATCAGCAAGATCATCGAAAAGCTGTGCTCAATGAGCAGGGACTCTCTCCTTGCCGCCAAAAGGGCGATAAGGTGTTCTGTGGAGGCTTCGTACGAAGCGGGCTTCGAAAGAGAAAGGGAGGAATGGGCCTCTCTCTTCGAGACTCCAGATCAGAAGGAGGGAATGAAGGCCTTTCTCGAGCGGAGGAAGCCCGAATTCACCTCCTGA
- the phaC gene encoding class III poly(R)-hydroxyalkanoic acid synthase subunit PhaC: MAAERDELPRWRGEEAGSWPYSLQLPWRPLDVDVGPTPKEVVWRKDKVELHHYRPVRKKRAGPPLLIVYALLNKPYILDLEPKRSVVESLLSKGIDVYMVYWGSPGEEDRHLCTEDYVEGYLNDVVDWILESQELEKISLMGYCIGGTLASIYASTHPEKIQNLVIMAAPIEFHCDGSLLHVWTNEEYIDASKLVDAFGNVPMELFTWTFKSLDPVGNLHLKYLDLWENADNEEFTETFFRMEKWIHDGIPMTGAFYMDLIEKWYQQNQLTSGELRVCGRRVDLGKIRMPVLTITGLKDHIVPPESTEALLEHVSSKQRDSISCNTGHVGLSVGGRAHREVWPAVASWLKRRSR, from the coding sequence TTGGCAGCAGAAAGAGATGAACTACCACGTTGGCGGGGAGAAGAAGCGGGGAGCTGGCCATACTCTCTTCAGCTGCCATGGCGACCTCTGGATGTCGATGTTGGACCGACCCCCAAGGAGGTCGTTTGGAGGAAGGACAAGGTGGAACTGCACCACTATCGTCCAGTCAGGAAAAAGCGAGCCGGACCTCCTCTGCTCATCGTTTATGCGCTCCTGAACAAGCCATACATCTTGGACCTTGAGCCGAAGCGGAGCGTTGTCGAGTCCCTGCTGAGTAAGGGCATCGACGTCTACATGGTCTACTGGGGGTCACCAGGAGAGGAAGACAGGCACCTCTGCACGGAGGACTATGTGGAAGGCTACCTGAATGATGTCGTCGACTGGATTCTGGAGAGCCAAGAACTCGAGAAGATATCGTTGATGGGATACTGCATAGGAGGAACACTTGCGAGCATATACGCCTCGACCCATCCCGAGAAGATACAGAATCTGGTCATAATGGCCGCTCCCATAGAGTTCCACTGTGACGGTTCTCTCCTTCACGTGTGGACCAACGAAGAGTACATTGATGCGAGCAAGCTAGTAGACGCCTTCGGAAACGTGCCAATGGAGCTCTTCACGTGGACGTTCAAGTCCCTCGACCCCGTGGGGAATCTCCACCTCAAGTACCTGGACCTTTGGGAGAACGCGGATAACGAGGAGTTCACGGAGACCTTCTTCCGCATGGAGAAGTGGATTCACGATGGCATTCCGATGACAGGTGCCTTCTACATGGACCTCATAGAGAAATGGTATCAGCAGAATCAGTTGACATCTGGCGAGTTGAGGGTCTGCGGGAGAAGAGTGGATCTTGGGAAGATCCGCATGCCGGTTCTTACGATAACAGGTTTGAAAGACCACATAGTGCCCCCCGAGTCCACGGAAGCACTATTGGAGCATGTATCCTCAAAGCAGAGGGACTCAATCAGTTGCAACACCGGACACGTTGGGCTGTCCGTTGGCGGGAGAGCACACAGAGAAGTGTGGCCTGCGGTCGCGAGTTGGCTCAAGAGAAGGTCTAGATAG
- the fabG gene encoding 3-oxoacyl-[acyl-carrier-protein] reductase, whose translation MKTEELFRISGGEETSPVSGRLDGLLALVTGASRGIGKEIARALAEEGADVVINYRSSDDDADRIAVEIESLGKNTWVYCADVGDTDQVKRMRESVETHVGNVDILVNNAGINRDGLFSKMDEDAWTEVISVNLNGVFNCSRVFLDHLKQSKRPRIVNISSIVGQMGNIGQANYAASKAGLIGLTKTLAKELARDGITVNAVSPGFIETDMLSGIPQKVREKILTNIPLGRFGLPREIARAVAYLASEDADYITGHVLNINGGMYL comes from the coding sequence TTGAAAACCGAGGAGCTCTTCAGAATCTCAGGCGGTGAGGAGACAAGCCCCGTGTCGGGTAGACTAGACGGTCTTCTGGCTCTCGTCACGGGAGCGTCCAGGGGCATTGGGAAGGAGATCGCCAGGGCACTCGCAGAGGAGGGCGCGGATGTCGTTATAAACTACAGATCGAGCGACGATGATGCAGACAGGATTGCCGTCGAGATAGAGAGCCTGGGGAAGAACACATGGGTCTATTGCGCCGATGTTGGCGACACAGACCAGGTGAAGAGAATGAGGGAAAGCGTTGAGACCCACGTGGGGAATGTCGACATTCTGGTCAATAACGCGGGGATAAACAGAGACGGGTTGTTCTCTAAGATGGATGAGGACGCGTGGACAGAGGTCATTTCCGTGAACCTCAACGGCGTTTTCAACTGTTCCCGGGTTTTCCTCGACCACCTCAAGCAATCCAAGCGTCCGAGGATAGTCAATATCTCCTCGATCGTAGGCCAGATGGGTAACATCGGCCAAGCCAACTACGCAGCTTCAAAGGCTGGTCTCATCGGATTGACCAAGACACTTGCCAAGGAACTCGCAAGAGACGGAATAACCGTGAATGCTGTCTCTCCGGGATTCATCGAGACCGACATGTTGTCCGGCATACCGCAGAAGGTGAGGGAGAAGATACTCACCAACATCCCGCTTGGGCGGTTTGGCCTTCCGAGAGAGATTGCGCGAGCGGTCGCATATCTCGCCTCTGAAGATGCTGACTACATCACGGGTCATGTTCTCAATATCAATGGTGGAATGTATCTGTGA